One Edaphobacter flagellatus genomic region harbors:
- the phoU gene encoding phosphate signaling complex protein PhoU → MPRINFQQQLVALKDKLLAMAALSQQALSLALEGYLTGDLALCEHVKEIEAAINAAERDVDEMAYDLLAKEQPMAIDLRFILSVIKINGDLERIGDQATNIAQRTQTLVGAPQIELPIDIPDMGEKVGVMIRMAIQSLFEADARLAEHVLEMDDEIDEMNRIVQAEMVEVMQEQPEISAQALNAIIISRNLERSADHATNIAEDVIFWVRGSDVRHKFSLSQAE, encoded by the coding sequence ATGCCGCGTATCAATTTCCAGCAGCAGCTGGTTGCTCTCAAAGACAAGCTCCTTGCCATGGCCGCTCTCTCGCAACAGGCTCTTTCTCTGGCTCTCGAAGGGTATCTCACCGGAGATCTCGCGCTCTGCGAACACGTCAAAGAGATCGAAGCCGCCATCAATGCCGCCGAGCGCGACGTGGACGAGATGGCGTACGATCTGCTCGCCAAAGAGCAGCCCATGGCCATCGACCTGCGCTTTATCCTTTCGGTCATCAAGATCAACGGCGACTTGGAACGCATCGGCGACCAGGCCACCAACATCGCCCAACGCACACAGACCCTCGTCGGCGCCCCACAGATTGAGCTGCCGATCGACATTCCCGACATGGGCGAGAAGGTCGGCGTCATGATCCGCATGGCGATCCAGTCTCTCTTCGAAGCTGACGCCCGGCTCGCCGAGCACGTGCTGGAGATGGACGATGAGATCGACGAGATGAATCGCATCGTGCAGGCAGAAATGGTCGAGGTCATGCAGGAGCAGCCGGAGATCAGTGCGCAGGCCCTGAACGCCATCATCATCTCGCGCAACCTCGAACGCTCCGCCGATCACGCAACCAACATCGCCGAAGATGTCATCTTCTGGGTGCGCGGCTCCGATGTACGGCACAAGTTCTCGCTGTCCCAGGCCGAGTAA